ACTCCCAGGCAACCATGCGGCCTATTATGACCGTCCAACCAGGACGACGGCACGCGGGTCGTCGCGCATTGCCATCCGATGAACGCGCTGTGTCAACCCGCCCGGCGGGTCACCTCGTCGGTGATCAGGGCGGCCAGGCGGTCCAGCCCGACGTCGATCTGTTGTGGTGTCACCGCGCTGACCGACAGCCGCAGCGCGCACACCGGCGCGGTGTCGTCGTAGAAGTGCGCCATCGGCGTCCACAGCACCCCGTAGTCGCGGGCCGAGCGGTCCAGCAGCGCGTCGTCGACCGGAAACGGCACTGTCACCACCACGAAGAACCCGCCGGCCGGCACCGTCCAGCGCACCGCCGCCGGGCCGCCCGCCCGGACCGGGAACCGCCGGCGCAGCCCGGTCACCAGGTGGCGCAGATTCCGGGTGTACGCGGAACGCTCCCGGGTGTTCGCGGCCACCAGGCTGCACCCGTTCTCCAGCAGCCGGCCGCCGATCACCGCCTGCGCGATCGGTGACGTGTTCACCGTGACCATGCTCTTGATCATGGCGAGCTGGTCCGCGAGCGGGCCGACCCGGCCGTCCGGCCCGGCCACCCGCTGGTCGGCGACCACGTAACCGACCCGCGCCCCGGGCAGCACGGTCTTCGCGAACGAGCCGAGGTAGACGACCCGACGCCCGGTGTCCAACGCCTTGAGGGTGGGCGGGCGCGGCCCGTCGGCGGAGTGGAACAGCCCGTACGGGTTGTCCTCCAGCAGCAGCAGGTCCTCCTCGGCGGCCAGCGTGAGCAACCGTCGCCGGTCCTCCGCCGAGATGCTGACCC
This portion of the Micromonospora zamorensis genome encodes:
- a CDS encoding aminotransferase class I/II-fold pyridoxal phosphate-dependent enzyme, which gives rise to MTATEPVDLAVADLHPALGDPALTSMNFLNEVSERYPAAVSLAAGRPYEEFFDLAAVHRHLDTFHRHLTDDLGHSSEQARRLLLQYGRTKGIVHHLIARNLAVDEGITVDPEAVVVTVGCQEAMFLVLRALRAGPEDVLLAVAPTYVGLTGAARLVDLPVWPVAGGPSGVDLADLSAQVRRARAAGLRPRACYVMPDFANPSGVSISAEDRRRLLTLAAEEDLLLLEDNPYGLFHSADGPRPPTLKALDTGRRVVYLGSFAKTVLPGARVGYVVADQRVAGPDGRVGPLADQLAMIKSMVTVNTSPIAQAVIGGRLLENGCSLVAANTRERSAYTRNLRHLVTGLRRRFPVRAGGPAAVRWTVPAGGFFVVVTVPFPVDDALLDRSARDYGVLWTPMAHFYDDTAPVCALRLSVSAVTPQQIDVGLDRLAALITDEVTRRAG